The DNA window GAGACCTCACCTTCCCGGTTCTTCATCAGACCGCAAATCAGGTTTAACAGGGTGGTCTTGCCCGCACCGTTGGCCCCAAGGAGGGTGACGATTTCTCCCGGTGCGACGTGGAGAGAGACATTTTTCAGAACATGCACCTGCCCGTAGCAGGCATTAATACTCTTGAGCCTCAGCATTGCTTTGGGTCTCCATCTCGCCCAGGTAGGCGGCAATTACCTTCGGATTGGCCTGAATATTCCTGGGGATATCCTCGGCAATCTTCTGGCCGTACTCTAAAACCATGATCTCATCCGAGACCTCCATGACCAGCTCCATGTCATGTTCGACCACCATCATGGCGATTCCCCGCTTGCGGATCCGGAAAATCAGCTCGGCCAGTTGGCCGGTTTCTTTGGTGTTCAGACCGGCGGCAGGCTCATCGAGCAGGATCAGCTTTGGCTCGGTGGCCAGTGCCCTGGCAATCTCCAGAAGCCGCTGGTGCCCGAAGGGGAGGCTGCCTGCGGCTGCCTGGGCCTTGTCCGCAAGCCCCACGAAGGCCAGGGTTTGCAGAGCCTGCTCACGGATGTTCTTTTCTTCTGCCCGCATGCCGGGAAGCCGCAGGGAAGAGGCGAAAATACCGCTGATTGACCTGATATGACGGCCCATCATGACATTTTCCAGAACCGTCATGTTGGTGAACAACTGGATATTCTGAAAAGTCCGCACCAGCCCCAGCTCGGCAATGCGATACGGCTTTGAGCCGGTAATCCTCTGCCCCTGAAAGTGAATCTCCCCGCAGGAGGGAGGGAGAATCCCGCTGATCACATTGTAGACCGTAGTCTTACCGGCCCCATTGGGTCCGATGAACCCTTTGATGCTCTTTGGCTTGACACTAAAGCTCAGATTCTGAATGGCCTTAACGCCGCCAAAGTCTTTTCCGAGGCCCTTGACTTCAAGGAGAGGCTTATCCGGCATACCTTACGATTCCTGCCTTGTCAATTTTTTCCATCCCAGGGCGATCTTCCGGCTCATGCCCTGCGGCATGAAGACGATCGCCAGGATCAGGAGCAGCCCATAGACCAGAATATCGTACTCGGCGAACACATCCAGGACCTGCGGCAGCATGGTCAGGATCGACGCTCCCAGCAATCCGCCCCAGATACTGCTCATCCCGCCGATAACGCCCATGGTCAAAAGCCGGATCGACTGGGTCAACCCAAAGTCCGGCGGGCAGAGAAAGGTGGAGTAATGAGCGAAGATACTGCCCGCAATTCCGGCATACATGGCACTGATAACAAAAACCTGTGTTTTGAATTTTGCAATATCCACGCCAATGGAATGAGCTGCCACTTCACTGGAATGGATGGCCCGCAAGGCCCTGCCCACCCGCGAATTAACCAGATTGACGGCCAGGTAAACCAGCACCAGGGCCACGATCCAGGTGAAGTAGTAATAGTTGACCTCTTTCAGGTCACGGCTGTTCATAACATAGCCCAGGATGCTCAGTTTGGCCACACCAATCCCCTCCGAGCCTCCGGTAATCCCAAGGTTGGCGAACAGGCTCGAAAAGATCATCCCCATGCCAAGCGTGGCCATGGCCAGATAATGACCCTTCAGCTTCAAAATGGGTTCAGCCAGAAGGTAGGCTACGGCAGCGTTCAGGCCGATGGAGAGGGCAAATCCGAGCCAGGGGGAAAGGCCGAACCGGGTGGTGACGATTCCCGATGAATAGGCACCCAGGCCGAAAAAGGCAGCGTGCCCCAGCGATATCTGGCCGGCATAGCCCATGAGCAGATTCAGGCCAATGACCACGATGCTGTTGATTCCAGCCAGCACCAGCACGCTGAGATAATAATCGCCCGCATCGAACCGGCGCAGGGCCAGGGGCGCTGCCAGTACCACAAGGCAAAACAGGAAAAAGTGGGCCTGCTCGATTCGTTTCCAGATACTCTTGACCATTAAACCCGCTCCCCGCTCCTGATGAAGAGAATTCCCTGCGGACGGATCAGCAGGACCGCCAGCAGGATACAGAAGGAAATGGCATTTTTATAGCTCGATGAGATCAGACCGGCTCCAAGCTCTTCGACCACGCCCAGCACAAATCCCCCGACAATGGCCCCGACATTGTTGCCCAGCCCGCCGACAATGGCCGCGCAAAACCCTTTGAGCCCGAAGGTGACGCCGGTGTCGTATTTCATCCCGAAGGGTGCCAGAACGCCGCCAGCCAGAGCACCCAGGGCCGCACTGAGTCCAAAGGAGAGGATGACCATGGTCTCGACATTGATACCGACCAGCATGGAGGCCTTTTTATTGGCTGCACAGGCGGTCATGGCCTTGCCGTGGATCGTCTTTTCGTAAAACAGATGCAATCCGCTCATGGCCAGGAGGGCGATGGCCAGAATCCATACATACTGCCGGTCGAAAATGGCACTGAAGAACCGGTACGGCTGGCCGGAAGAAAAAAAGGGGACGAACAGATCGTTTCGTCCCCAGATTAACATGACAGCGCCCCGCAGAAAGATCGAGGCACCGATCGTAGCCATAATCTGGCTGACCACGCTGCTTTCCCGGAGAGGGCGAATCATGAGCACCTCCATCAGGATGCCGATGATGGCCACAGCCAGAACACTCAGTCCAAAGGAAATTGCCAGATTCAGGTGGACATGGTGGTACAACGTGGACATGAAAACCGCACCCAGCATCACGAATTCACCCTGCGCGAAATTGATGATGTCGGTCGATTTGTAGATGATGGTGAAGCCAAGGGCAATGAGGGCGTAAATCCCGCCGTTGGTAATGCCGTTAACCAGATACTGAAGGAGTTGATCAGTGAAGTTCATGAGTCAACCAGCTTTCGTTTTTAGAGGAGTCAGAATTCAGAATGAGCAAGCCTGCTCTCTTCTGAATTCTGACTCCTGAATTCTGACTCCTTTTTCCATTACTCCAGATAAGTCCATTTTCCATTGACGATCTTGATCATGACCAGCGATTCGGGGCCAAGGCCGTGGTGGTCCTTGTCCGAGAAGTTGAATACACCGCCGATACCGGCAAAATTTTTGGTCTTTTCAATCTCATCCCGGATGCGGTCTATATCGTCGCCCGCCTTCTTGATAGCCTGGATCACCAGATTGATGGCATCCCAGGCATGACCGCCGAAGGTATCAGCCGTAGCGTTATATTTGGCCTTAAAATCAGCGGCATACTTGGCCAGTATCTTTTTCTGCGGATCAGTCTCCGGCAGAGAATCGACCACCAGGAGACGGCCTGCCGGAAAGATTATTCCCTCGGCTGCCTCTTTGGCCTGTTCGATGAATTTCATGCTGGCGATGCCGTGGCTCATGAAGATGGGAATCGTCATGCCGAGCTGACGGATGTTGGCAGCCACCTTGGCCGACCCCTTGTCCGTGCACCAGACGATCAGGGCCTTGGCATCGGTCCCCCGGATCTTGGTGAGCTGGGTGGTCATATTGGTGTCATCCTCGGAGAATTTTTCCCTGGCTACAATCTCGATCCCGAATTCCGGAGCCAGGGAGTCAACCTGGACCAGCCCGCCGGAGCCAAATCCCCCTTCAACCGACATAAAGGCGATCTTCTTGATGTCCTGTTTCTTCAGATAGCCCAGGATCTTGGTCATGGCCTGCCGGTCGGTCTGGGGAGTCTTGAAGACCCATTTCTTCGGAGGATCGGTGATTTCAATCCGGGCCGCACAGGAAATATTGGGGACTTCACTGTTTTGAATAGTTTCGATGATGGCCATGCTCTCTCCGCTGGTGCTGGGGCCGATGATGGCCAGGACCTTGTCCTTTTTGACCAGCTTGTTCACGCTCTCAAGTGCCCGTTGATTGTCCATGGCCGTATCGTAGAAAACCAGTTCCACCGGATGGCCGTTGATTCCGCCAGCCTTGTTGACCTCCTCCACCACCATCTCGGCTGTCTGTTTTTCCGGAGTGCCAAGGGCGGAAGCCTTGCCCGAAATATCGAAAATGGCCCCGATCTTGTACGGTTTGGCACTTTCAGCGGAAAAAACGGTCTTGGCCAAGAGTAAACCTGCACATACGAAAACTGCCAGAACTACCAAAAACCTGGTCATTCTTTGTTTCATTTCAGAACCTCCCTTAAAGTGTTAGATGTTGCCAGTTCATACGAACTGTTTATTACAGATTGCTCAATTCCTCATCGGTAATAGTTGATATGCCGCTTTGCTGCAACACCCGCAGGGCTTCGTTCATGTCATCGAAGCGAAAGATCATAATGGCCTTGTCCGTCTTTTTCTCCAGAAATCCGTAGAGATATTCCACATTGAGTCCTGCGGATTTCAGAACATTGAGCACCGAGGAGAGCCCTCCGGGTTCGTCGGGAATTTCTACCGCGATGACCTCGTTTTTGTTGACGGTCAGACCGGCGCCTTTCAGCACCCTGTAGGCTTTTTCCGTATCATTGACGATCAGGCGGACAATGCCAAAGTCCGAGGTGTCGGCCAGGGAAATAGCCCGGATGTTGATCTTCTGCTCTCCGAGCAACTGGGTTACTTCGGCCAGACGGCCCCTTCTGTTTTCCAGGAAAATGGAGATTTGCTTGACGATCATAATCTTCCCCCCTCTCTCTAGTCTTCCTTCAGGTTCCTTCTGTCCTGAACCCGCACCGCCTTGCCCATGCTTCGCTCGATGGCGTGCGGCTCCATCAGTTTAATCCTGGTATTGATGCCCAGGACACTTTCCAGCTCATTCTTGATCTTTCGTTCCATCTCCTCAAACTTCTTGATCTCGTCGAACAGGTTCCCCTCCGCAACCTCGACCCGGATTTCGATGTCGTCCAGGGTTCCTTTGCGGTCAACCACTATCAGGTAATGGGGAGATACCCCTTCGATCCTGACCAGAACATCCTCGATCTGCGAGGGGAAGACGTTCACTCCCCGGATGATCAGCATGTCGTCGGTCCTGCCGGTAACTCTTCGCATCCGGACCAGGGTCCGTCCGCATTCACAGGGTTCAGGATTGAGAACCGTAATATCGCGGGTTCTGAACCTGATGACCGGAAAGGCCTCCTTGGTCAGGGTGGTGATCACCAGTTCGCCCTCTTCTCCGTACGGCAGTACCTCGCCGGTCTCGGAATCGATCACCTCCGGCAGGAAAAAGTCCTCATTGATGTGCAGGCCGTTTTTGTGCGGGCACTCGCTGGCCACTCCGGGGCCGATGATCTCGGTCAGGCCGTAAATGTCAAGGGCCAGGATGTCCAGCTTTTTCTCGATCTCAAGGCGCATGCTGTCGGACCAGGGCTCGGCCCCGAAAAATCCCACTCTCAGGTTCAGTGACTTGACATCCACCCCCATCTCTTCGGCCACCTCAGCCAGACAGAGGCTGTAGGAGGGAGTGCAGCCGAGGGCATCGGTTCCAAAGTCCTGCATGATCATGATCTGCCGTTTGGAATTTCCCCCGGAAATGGGCACGACCGAGGCACCCACCTTCTGCGCGCCATAGTGCACGCCCAAACCGCCGGTGAACAGTCCATAGCCATAGGCGTTCTGAACCACATCCTTTTCGGTCACACCGCCGCAGCGAAGCGTCCGGGCCATGACCGTAGCCCAAAGGTCCAGGTCGTTTCGGGTGTAGCCCACGACAACCGGCTTCCCTGTGGTTCCGGACGAGGAGTGAATCTCCACCACCTCATGCATGGGCTTGCTGAACAGGCCGAAGGGATAAGTATCCCGAAGGTCCTGCTTGGTCATGAAGGGCAGGCGGCTTAAATCCTTCAGACTCTTGATATCCTCCGGCTTCACGCCATGCTCGGCAAACCGTTTCTGATGAAAGGGAACGGCTGCATGGACCCGGTGAACCAGATTGCGCAGCCGCTCCGTCTGAAGCGCTTCCATCTCCTTTCGATCCATACACTCATATTTTTCATCCCAAAATCCTTGAGCTATATCACCTTTCATATATTTTTCTCCATACTTTTTCGTCCCAACTGAAAGGCCTGTTCATTAATCTGCCGGGTTGTGGCCGGAACCTGCGCCCGAATTGTCCCAAGCCATATATCCTCGCCAATATCCGGCAAAAGCCCGGACAGAGCACCGAGGAGAACCATGTTCATGGCTTTCCTGCTTCCTGCCTGCTCAGCCAGCCCGACACCCTCGATCAGGCGGACCTGGCGCCCGCTCTTTGATAAAATCAGCTCGATGTCAGCAGGGTACTCCGCAAGGCCGGCGCTGACCGGAGCGGGATTGATTTTCAGGTTGTTTACCAGGATATGCCCTTGAGGCCGGACGGAATTCACCCATCGCAGCGCTTCCAGCAGCTCGAAAGAAAGCAAAAAGTCAGCCTCACCCTCCCTGATCAGGGGAGATGCAACCTGGCGGCCAAAGCGAACGTGCGTGGAAACACTTCCACCCCGCTGAGACATACCGTGAACTTCACTCTGTTTAACCTCAAATCCCGCCTCCTTTCCCGCATTGGCCAGAATTTTACTGGCCAGGATAATCCCCTGACCACCTACACCAACGATCAAAATGTCTTTTTTGCCGCTCATGTTCTCGTTCATGGTATGTTGCACCTTATATAGAGTTCTCCACCCTGCTGGAGGAGAATAGTTGTACCTGCTTTTCGGATAGGCACCAAGAAGGGGAATAGATTTGAACTACCAGCGTGATCCATATACGCCTGCTCTACTACCTAATAGTTAGGTTCAAATAATCGCTCTTATGGGAAAGACGACACGGCAGTGTTGTATTTCTCCCGCAGAGACGCTGAGACGCAGAGGATATCATTTTCGGTTATTCTCTGCGCCTCTGCGTCTCTGCGGGAAATCGTTCTTCCATCCTTAAATAGCACAGCCCTTCGGATGTATGCCATGTATCCCATATGAGCGCAA is part of the bacterium genome and encodes:
- a CDS encoding ABC transporter ATP-binding protein, giving the protein MPDKPLLEVKGLGKDFGGVKAIQNLSFSVKPKSIKGFIGPNGAGKTTVYNVISGILPPSCGEIHFQGQRITGSKPYRIAELGLVRTFQNIQLFTNMTVLENVMMGRHIRSISGIFASSLRLPGMRAEEKNIREQALQTLAFVGLADKAQAAAGSLPFGHQRLLEIARALATEPKLILLDEPAAGLNTKETGQLAELIFRIRKRGIAMMVVEHDMELVMEVSDEIMVLEYGQKIAEDIPRNIQANPKVIAAYLGEMETQSNAEAQEY
- a CDS encoding branched-chain amino acid ABC transporter permease, coding for MVKSIWKRIEQAHFFLFCLVVLAAPLALRRFDAGDYYLSVLVLAGINSIVVIGLNLLMGYAGQISLGHAAFFGLGAYSSGIVTTRFGLSPWLGFALSIGLNAAVAYLLAEPILKLKGHYLAMATLGMGMIFSSLFANLGITGGSEGIGVAKLSILGYVMNSRDLKEVNYYYFTWIVALVLVYLAVNLVNSRVGRALRAIHSSEVAAHSIGVDIAKFKTQVFVISAMYAGIAGSIFAHYSTFLCPPDFGLTQSIRLLTMGVIGGMSSIWGGLLGASILTMLPQVLDVFAEYDILVYGLLLILAIVFMPQGMSRKIALGWKKLTRQES
- a CDS encoding branched-chain amino acid ABC transporter permease — translated: MNFTDQLLQYLVNGITNGGIYALIALGFTIIYKSTDIINFAQGEFVMLGAVFMSTLYHHVHLNLAISFGLSVLAVAIIGILMEVLMIRPLRESSVVSQIMATIGASIFLRGAVMLIWGRNDLFVPFFSSGQPYRFFSAIFDRQYVWILAIALLAMSGLHLFYEKTIHGKAMTACAANKKASMLVGINVETMVILSFGLSAALGALAGGVLAPFGMKYDTGVTFGLKGFCAAIVGGLGNNVGAIVGGFVLGVVEELGAGLISSSYKNAISFCILLAVLLIRPQGILFIRSGERV
- a CDS encoding ABC transporter substrate-binding protein, coding for MKQRMTRFLVVLAVFVCAGLLLAKTVFSAESAKPYKIGAIFDISGKASALGTPEKQTAEMVVEEVNKAGGINGHPVELVFYDTAMDNQRALESVNKLVKKDKVLAIIGPSTSGESMAIIETIQNSEVPNISCAARIEITDPPKKWVFKTPQTDRQAMTKILGYLKKQDIKKIAFMSVEGGFGSGGLVQVDSLAPEFGIEIVAREKFSEDDTNMTTQLTKIRGTDAKALIVWCTDKGSAKVAANIRQLGMTIPIFMSHGIASMKFIEQAKEAAEGIIFPAGRLLVVDSLPETDPQKKILAKYAADFKAKYNATADTFGGHAWDAINLVIQAIKKAGDDIDRIRDEIEKTKNFAGIGGVFNFSDKDHHGLGPESLVMIKIVNGKWTYLE
- a CDS encoding ACT domain-containing protein; amino-acid sequence: MIVKQISIFLENRRGRLAEVTQLLGEQKINIRAISLADTSDFGIVRLIVNDTEKAYRVLKGAGLTVNKNEVIAVEIPDEPGGLSSVLNVLKSAGLNVEYLYGFLEKKTDKAIMIFRFDDMNEALRVLQQSGISTITDEELSNL
- a CDS encoding phenylacetate--CoA ligase; translation: MKGDIAQGFWDEKYECMDRKEMEALQTERLRNLVHRVHAAVPFHQKRFAEHGVKPEDIKSLKDLSRLPFMTKQDLRDTYPFGLFSKPMHEVVEIHSSSGTTGKPVVVGYTRNDLDLWATVMARTLRCGGVTEKDVVQNAYGYGLFTGGLGVHYGAQKVGASVVPISGGNSKRQIMIMQDFGTDALGCTPSYSLCLAEVAEEMGVDVKSLNLRVGFFGAEPWSDSMRLEIEKKLDILALDIYGLTEIIGPGVASECPHKNGLHINEDFFLPEVIDSETGEVLPYGEEGELVITTLTKEAFPVIRFRTRDITVLNPEPCECGRTLVRMRRVTGRTDDMLIIRGVNVFPSQIEDVLVRIEGVSPHYLIVVDRKGTLDDIEIRVEVAEGNLFDEIKKFEEMERKIKNELESVLGINTRIKLMEPHAIERSMGKAVRVQDRRNLKED
- a CDS encoding indolepyruvate oxidoreductase subunit beta, encoding MNENMSGKKDILIVGVGGQGIILASKILANAGKEAGFEVKQSEVHGMSQRGGSVSTHVRFGRQVASPLIREGEADFLLSFELLEALRWVNSVRPQGHILVNNLKINPAPVSAGLAEYPADIELILSKSGRQVRLIEGVGLAEQAGSRKAMNMVLLGALSGLLPDIGEDIWLGTIRAQVPATTRQINEQAFQLGRKSMEKNI